In the Flagellimonas sp. HMM57 genome, one interval contains:
- a CDS encoding DeoR/GlpR family DNA-binding transcription regulator, whose protein sequence is MLLSGGTTNLELARRLPSKIQLTCFTPSLPIAVQLLGKTNVEVIFIGGRMSKDSQIAVGGSAINMLSEIKVDICFLGTNSIHPIEGLTEFDWEIVQMKKAMIHSSRKVVSPCISEKIGSLQRYKICGVEEVDVLITELEPWDIKLDVFKNMNIQLL, encoded by the coding sequence ATACTTTTGAGTGGTGGTACTACAAATCTTGAATTGGCTAGACGTTTACCGTCAAAAATTCAATTGACGTGCTTCACCCCAAGCCTTCCAATAGCGGTTCAGCTTTTAGGGAAAACGAATGTAGAAGTCATATTTATTGGTGGAAGAATGTCAAAAGATTCCCAGATAGCGGTAGGTGGTAGTGCAATAAATATGTTATCCGAGATAAAAGTGGATATATGCTTTCTTGGGACAAACTCTATTCACCCCATTGAAGGGCTAACAGAGTTTGATTGGGAAATTGTACAAATGAAAAAAGCAATGATTCATAGTTCCAGAAAAGTAGTGTCCCCCTGTATTTCTGAAAAAATAGGATCTTTGCAACGTTATAAAATATGTGGGGTAGAAGAGGTAGATGTATTGATTACCGAATTGGAACCTTGGGATATTAAACTGGATGTTTTTAAAAATATGAACATACAATTATTGTAA
- the murQ gene encoding N-acetylmuramic acid 6-phosphate etherase — protein sequence MAGNHIKITEKPSLYDQLDQMDTLDIIVNINNEDKKVADAVESVLPKVAELVDALAIRFERGGRLFYIGAGTSGRLGILDASEIPPTFGMPHDRVIGLIAGGDSAIRKAVEFAEDDVHQAWKDLKEYNINDNDVLVGIAASGTTPYVLGGIAYAKDHGILTAGITNNPGSPLATDTNIPMEINVGPEFLTGSTRMKSGTSQKMVLNMISTALMIRIGRVKGNKMVNMQLSNTKLVDRGTRYLVEELGLDYNEAEKALKKYGSVKNAMEAMK from the coding sequence GTGGCAGGAAATCATATCAAGATTACAGAAAAACCATCCTTATACGATCAGTTGGATCAAATGGATACTCTAGATATAATCGTCAATATTAATAATGAAGACAAAAAAGTAGCAGATGCCGTTGAATCGGTTTTGCCCAAAGTTGCCGAATTGGTTGATGCTTTGGCTATCCGTTTTGAGAGGGGTGGTCGTCTTTTTTATATTGGAGCCGGTACTAGTGGACGGTTAGGTATTTTAGATGCCTCGGAAATACCTCCAACATTTGGAATGCCACATGATAGAGTTATTGGATTGATCGCAGGTGGCGACAGTGCCATTAGAAAGGCAGTTGAATTTGCAGAGGATGATGTTCATCAAGCTTGGAAGGATTTAAAGGAATACAATATAAATGATAATGATGTTTTGGTAGGTATTGCGGCATCAGGAACCACACCGTATGTATTGGGCGGTATTGCCTATGCCAAAGATCACGGAATTTTAACCGCAGGAATCACTAACAATCCGGGTTCTCCCTTAGCTACTGATACGAATATTCCTATGGAGATTAATGTTGGTCCAGAATTTTTAACAGGTAGTACGCGTATGAAGAGTGGTACCAGTCAAAAAATGGTATTGAACATGATATCCACTGCTCTTATGATTAGAATAGGAAGGGTAAAAGGCAACAAAATGGTCAACATGCAACTTAGTAACACTAAATTGGTAGACCGTGGGACACGTTATTTGGTAGAGGAATTGGGGCTTGACTACAATGAGGCGGAAAAAGCCTTAAAAAAATATGGTTCTGTCAAAAATGCGATGGAAGCAATGAAGTAA
- a CDS encoding DeoR family transcriptional regulator, with amino-acid sequence MLKEERHQFILNEVRIHNRVLLTDIADLLNVSVDTVRRDIKELHNSQQLKKVHGGQYH; translated from the coding sequence ATGTTAAAAGAAGAAAGACATCAGTTTATTCTTAATGAAGTAAGGATTCATAATAGGGTACTACTAACGGATATAGCGGATTTACTCAATGTTTCGGTGGATACCGTGAGACGGGATATTAAAGAGTTGCACAACTCCCAGCAATTGAAGAAAGTACATGGGGGGCAATATCATTAG